A part of Crassostrea angulata isolate pt1a10 chromosome 5, ASM2561291v2, whole genome shotgun sequence genomic DNA contains:
- the LOC128184647 gene encoding sodium/potassium-transporting ATPase subunit beta-like: MESKYDKVAYPENAFLHSDNEQEDFGTGVYPGVSIISRRYKHEDTIKIACFKVKRKFSRVALIGGCLAILLLIIAIIIISTSGRNEAEKEKDLYSSNKKPYGLFFQPEVDNSPLLSFSPQNQASMNPYLNNLDFHMHVYNTYSYDKDPYMVCKNGEEVPDGKVCVQKMATFGEECTHLNHYGYLQGRPCVLLTLKLRPDDVPENFPNNSKVGKMLNDTWSPYHIGLTCDGETEDDRKYIGSDQWYTPVLTDHTVMKEKPIQNFPGKGFNLPFFPQRNPDKYIPPSVMVQFNTLMTNHPISIKCVAWVANPEFGENPEESDIYTARFRFLITK, translated from the exons ATGGAATCGAAGTATGACAAAGTTGCTTATCCTGAAAATGCGTTTCTACATTCTGACAATGAACAGGAGGACTTTGGCACCGGTGTTTATCCAGGAGTCTCCATAATATCCAGGAGATACAAACACGAAGATACCATTAAAATCGCTTGTTTCAAAGTGAAACGAAAGTTCAGCAGGGTTGCTTTAATTGGAGGATGTCTAGCTATTCTTCTTTTAATTATCGCTATCATCATCATCAGTACATCGGGGAGAAATGAAGCGGAGAAAGAAAAAGATCTCTACAGTTCAAACAAAAAGCCTTATG GCCTTTTCTTTCAACCAGAAGTTGACAACAGTCCACTGCTCTCCTTCAGTCCACAAAACCAGGCCTCCATGAACCCCTACTTGAATAACTTGGACTTCCACATGCATg TGTACAATACTTACTCCTACGACAAGGACCCTTACATGGTGTGTAAAAACGGAGAGGAAGTCCCAGACGGCAAGGTGTGCGTTCAGAAGATGGCCACGTTCGGGGAGGAGTGCACACACCTCAACCACTACGGATACCTACAGGGCAGGCCCTGTGTGCTGCTCACATTGAAACTG agACCAGATGATGTACCAGAAAACTTTCCCAACAATTCAAAAGTTGGGAAAATGTTAAACGATACATGGTCACCATACCATATTGGGCTGACCTGTGATGGAGAG acggaGGATGACAGGAAGTACATCGGCTCGGACCAGTGGTACACCCCCGTGTTGACTGACCACACGGTGATGAAGGAGAAACCCATACAGAACTTCCCTGGGAAGGGCTTCAATCTGCCCTTCTTCCCTCAGAGAAACCCGGACAAATACATCCCCCCATCCGTCATGGTCCAGTTCAACACGCTAATGACCAATCACCCCATCAGTATCAAGTGTGTGGCCTGGGTGGCCAATCCGGAGTTCGGAGAGAATCCGGAGGAGTCGGATATTTATACCGCCAGGTTCCGGTTCTTAATAACAAAGTAG